Proteins encoded by one window of Bacillota bacterium:
- the amrA gene encoding AmmeMemoRadiSam system protein A yields MTGEGQVVLCALAPHPPLLIPEIGSRRDLDAVRQTMSAMKRLAAIVRDARPEVVVVISPHSPLFEDAVAIHAANPLEGDFSMFAAGEVSLSFENDLALAREVVSRARAMGVSALLLDERGRQTYRVQGRLDHGVLVPMHFIAGAGVSVPLVVMGMALLPREKLYAFGAAVSQAVRTLGRRAVVVASGDLSHRLTRGAPAGYDPRGAEFDARIVDLLRGGDVDGILSLDESLVDRAGECGYRSLIIALGTLEGRVFEPEVLSYEGPFGVGYAVAVLRPGEEVEQRRLLDKLIAGRREAMSRAREGESSLVRLARRAVEEYTRSGRVIEPPKDLPEEMRGRAGVFCSIKKAGQLRGCIGTIRPTTRSIAEEVIRNAIAAATDDPRFVPVGPDELDDLVYSVDVLTPAERIAGIDQLDPRIYGVIVKKGPRSGLLLPDLEGIEDAREQVEIAKRKAGIPRDDDDVELFRFRVKRYT; encoded by the coding sequence GTGACAGGGGAAGGCCAGGTGGTTCTGTGTGCGCTTGCGCCGCATCCGCCTCTTCTCATTCCGGAGATCGGTTCCAGGCGCGATCTCGACGCCGTGAGGCAGACGATGAGCGCCATGAAAAGGCTGGCAGCCATCGTTAGGGACGCTCGGCCGGAAGTCGTGGTCGTAATAAGCCCGCACTCGCCCCTCTTCGAGGATGCGGTGGCCATCCACGCTGCGAACCCTCTTGAGGGAGACTTCTCCATGTTCGCGGCGGGCGAGGTGAGCCTCTCGTTCGAAAACGACCTTGCGCTAGCGCGGGAGGTGGTAAGTCGCGCCCGCGCCATGGGCGTGTCCGCGCTCCTGCTCGATGAGCGGGGGCGACAAACCTACCGTGTGCAAGGCCGTCTGGATCACGGGGTTTTGGTTCCCATGCATTTCATCGCAGGAGCAGGGGTGAGTGTCCCGCTCGTCGTCATGGGCATGGCGCTCCTGCCTCGTGAGAAGCTCTACGCGTTCGGGGCGGCGGTGTCCCAAGCCGTCAGGACACTGGGGCGAAGGGCGGTGGTCGTAGCGAGCGGGGACTTGTCGCACCGGCTTACGCGCGGTGCGCCCGCGGGGTACGATCCTCGGGGCGCGGAGTTCGATGCTCGAATAGTAGACCTCCTCCGGGGAGGCGACGTTGACGGGATACTGTCTCTCGACGAATCGCTTGTGGACCGAGCCGGGGAGTGCGGGTACAGGTCACTCATCATTGCCCTCGGAACGCTCGAGGGTCGTGTCTTCGAGCCGGAGGTGTTGTCGTACGAGGGGCCGTTCGGTGTCGGGTACGCAGTCGCCGTTCTGCGTCCAGGCGAAGAGGTGGAGCAGAGGAGACTCCTCGACAAGCTGATCGCAGGGCGCAGGGAGGCGATGTCGAGGGCGAGAGAGGGGGAGAGCTCCCTGGTTCGTCTCGCGCGAAGGGCGGTTGAGGAGTACACGAGGAGCGGGCGAGTGATCGAGCCGCCCAAGGACCTGCCCGAGGAGATGCGTGGAAGGGCGGGGGTGTTCTGCTCCATCAAGAAAGCGGGGCAGCTTCGGGGGTGCATCGGGACGATCCGCCCCACGACGCGCTCCATTGCTGAAGAGGTAATAAGGAACGCCATCGCGGCCGCTACCGACGATCCTAGGTTCGTGCCGGTGGGGCCGGACGAATTGGACGATCTCGTGTACTCCGTGGACGTTCTTACGCCGGCTGAGCGAATCGCTGGCATCGACCAGCTGGATCCCCGAATCTACGGGGTCATCGTCAAGAAAGGACCGAGGAGCGGGCTTCTCCTTCCGGATCTCGAAGGGATCGAAGACGCCCGCGAGCAGGTGGAGATAGCGAAACGGAAGGCCGGTATACCGCGTGACGACGATGACGTTGAGCTCTTCAGGTTCAGGGTCAAGAGGTACACGTGA
- the amrS gene encoding AmmeMemoRadiSam system radical SAM enzyme gives MREASYWQAEGETGAVKCLLCPQYCRIRPGRVGVCRARKNIEGRLYSLVYGEITSFGLDPIEKKPLYHFYPGWEILSVGTRGCNLACGFCQNWHISQVDAPTQAITPQGLASAATEQTRRRPCVGVAYTYSEPLIWYEFVIDAAKLVRERGLKNVLVTNGEINEDPLEELLPHIDAMNIDVKAFTESFYAKICHGKLAPVLRTAELAKAAGCHVEITNLIIPRHNDDPGEIERLARWVASSLGDDTPLHFSRYFPAYEFKEPPTPVATLQSAVETARRVLKYVYMGNVPGGQGNDTRCYECGDTLIKRDGFNVLVYRLEDGKCPTCGAKIHVVGAPPSDARRGEDTWLPPQEETR, from the coding sequence ATGCGAGAGGCGTCATATTGGCAAGCGGAAGGAGAGACGGGCGCGGTCAAGTGCCTGCTCTGTCCTCAGTACTGCAGGATCAGGCCGGGCCGCGTCGGAGTGTGCCGTGCCCGCAAGAACATAGAGGGAAGGCTCTACTCTCTCGTGTACGGCGAGATCACGTCCTTCGGGCTCGACCCGATCGAGAAGAAGCCGCTCTACCACTTCTATCCCGGGTGGGAGATCCTCTCTGTGGGCACGAGGGGCTGCAACCTTGCGTGTGGGTTCTGTCAGAATTGGCATATCTCTCAGGTGGACGCTCCCACCCAAGCCATCACACCCCAAGGGCTCGCTTCGGCGGCGACGGAACAGACGCGTCGAAGGCCATGCGTGGGCGTGGCGTACACTTACTCTGAGCCGCTGATTTGGTACGAGTTCGTGATTGACGCGGCGAAGCTCGTGCGCGAACGCGGGCTCAAGAACGTCCTCGTCACGAACGGAGAGATCAATGAAGACCCACTGGAAGAGCTGTTACCGCACATCGATGCCATGAACATTGACGTGAAGGCGTTCACCGAGTCGTTTTACGCAAAGATATGCCACGGCAAGCTGGCTCCAGTCCTCCGCACTGCGGAGCTCGCGAAAGCCGCCGGGTGTCACGTCGAGATCACGAACCTCATCATTCCGCGCCACAACGACGATCCGGGCGAGATAGAGAGGCTGGCGCGTTGGGTGGCGTCATCGCTAGGAGACGATACGCCCTTGCACTTCTCCAGGTACTTTCCGGCGTACGAGTTCAAGGAGCCCCCGACTCCCGTCGCCACGCTGCAATCGGCTGTCGAGACAGCCCGTAGAGTGCTCAAGTACGTTTACATGGGGAATGTGCCGGGAGGTCAGGGAAACGACACGCGATGCTACGAGTGCGGTGACACGCTCATCAAACGTGACGGGTTCAACGTTCTCGTGTATAGGCTGGAGGACGGCAAGTGCCCGACGTGCGGAGCGAAGATCCACGTCGTCGGCGCACCTCCGTCAGATGCGCGTCGGGGTGAAGACACATGGCTTCCGCCTCAGGAGGAAACCCGGTAA
- a CDS encoding ferredoxin — MAQVTVDENLCIGCGLCVEICPDVFEMGDDGQAHAVHPEKCPGLPCCADAAESCPVEAIKIE; from the coding sequence GTGGCTCAAGTTACCGTGGACGAGAACCTGTGCATCGGCTGTGGACTGTGTGTGGAGATATGCCCTGACGTGTTCGAGATGGGAGACGATGGCCAGGCGCATGCGGTGCACCCCGAGAAATGCCCAGGTCTCCCTTGTTGTGCCGATGCGGCGGAATCGTGCCCCGTGGAAGCCATAAAGATCGAGTAG